The Streptomyces achromogenes DNA segment CCGCGCCGCCGGCTCGTCCGGGGTCTGGGTGTACTGGCAAGGACCGTGCGTGGTGCGCGGCGGGGCATCGGAAGCGGAGGCGGGGATGCTACCCGCGGACACGACCAACGCTGCTGCCGCCGATGCGGTCATGAGAGCTCGCATCATCCTGTACACCCTCCAAAAGATCGCCGGATTTCGGAGCGGTCGCAGCTTAGAGCGCGGCCGGGCGGGCGAGAACCCGCCCGCAAGCCACATCCGCCTCCCAGCTTTCGGCCCGCGGCCGCAGGCCACTTCGCTCCCGGAACCCGGTCGAGCCTTCCGTGTCCGACGAGCTGCGCGATCTTGAGTGCTTCGGCCTCACGCCCTGAGCGTGCCGATGGCGGCCCATCGACTCCCGGCGACTCACGGCCCGACCCGAGCCCCGAGTCGGGTGCGCGGGTGCGCGGGTGCGCGGGTGCGCGGGGCATGTCAGGCCAGGGCTTGGCCTCTACCGGCCACGACCTCGGGGCAGAGCAGGTCGGCGAGCATCTCGGCCGGCAACAGGCGTCGTTCCAGGACGAGTTCGGCGACGCCGCGGCCGGTGACGAGGGCCTCCTTGGCGATCTCGGTGGCCGCCGTGTACCCGATGTGCGGGTTGAGGGCGGTCACCAGGCCGATGGAGTTCTCCACGCTCGCGCGCAGCACCTCGGTGTTGGCGGTGATGCCGTCCACACAACGCTCGGCGAGAGTCAGGCAGGCGGCGCGCAGATGGGTGATGGACTCCGACAGGGAGTGCAGGATGATCGGCTCGAAAGCGTTCAGCTGGAGCTGTCCCGCCTCCGCGGCCATGGTGATCGTGACGTCGTTGCCGATCACCTCGAAGGCGACCTGGTTGACCACCTCCGGGATCACCGGATTGACCTTGCCGGGCATGATCGACGAACCCGCCTGCACCGGCGGCAGGTTGATCTCCCCCAGGCCCGCGCGCGGCCCCGACGACAGCAACCGCAGGTCGTTGCAGCTCTTCGACAGCTTGACCGCGATCCGCTTCAGGACGCCGGACATCTGCACGAACGCGCCGCAGTCCTGGGTGGCCTCGACCAGGTTCGCCGCGGTCACCAGCGGCAACCCCGTGATCCGCGCGAGGTGGCCGCGGGCCGACTCCGCGTACCCGGCGGGCGCGTTGAGACCGGTGCCGATCGCCGTCGCCCCCAGGTTGATCTCATGGACCAGCTCGACGGCCTCGGCGAGACGGCTGCGGTCCTCGTCGACCATGACGGCATACGCGGAGAACTCCTGCCCGAGCGTCATCGGCACCGCGTCCTGCAACTGGGTACGGCCCATCTTCAGCACCTCGCGGAACTCGACGG contains these protein-coding regions:
- the aspA gene encoding aspartate ammonia-lyase; translated protein: MTAVTRSEHDLLGDRDVPAEAYWGVHTLRATENFPITGTPISTYSHLVEALAAVKEAAAVANEELGLLESEKAAAIVAACREIRAGKLHDQFVVDVVQGGAGTSTNMNANEVIANRALELLGHAKGEYRYLHPNEDVNLGQSTNDVYPTAVKVATVFAVRGLLDAMAVLQDAFGRKAVEFREVLKMGRTQLQDAVPMTLGQEFSAYAVMVDEDRSRLAEAVELVHEINLGATAIGTGLNAPAGYAESARGHLARITGLPLVTAANLVEATQDCGAFVQMSGVLKRIAVKLSKSCNDLRLLSSGPRAGLGEINLPPVQAGSSIMPGKVNPVIPEVVNQVAFEVIGNDVTITMAAEAGQLQLNAFEPIILHSLSESITHLRAACLTLAERCVDGITANTEVLRASVENSIGLVTALNPHIGYTAATEIAKEALVTGRGVAELVLERRLLPAEMLADLLCPEVVAGRGQALA